CCCGCCTCGACAGCCGCGATTTTCAGGAAGGCCCGGTCACCCGCAAGGCGCTGGACCTCTACATGGACTGGGCCCACGGACGAAGCGAGAGTGAAGAGTGAGAAGCCGCTGCAATCGATCCAGTCAATCGATTGCAGCGACGAACGCCCGAAGCGCAAGCGAAGGGCTGGCGCTATCCCGCCGGCAAATCCCAGCCTGCGTCCACCCCCCCTCTGCCCTGCCGGGCATCTCCCCCACAGGTGGGGAGATCGGCAGGAGGTCATGCCTCGCTCTAAAATGACGACGTCTGTAAGGCCCGTTGTCTGGGGAAACCATCGCCCCATCCGATCTCTCCCCTTGTGGGGAGATGCCCGGCAGGGCGGAGGGGGTGCCATCGACCCCCGAGCCCATTCTAAAAAAATGTGAGAGCAGGCCTGCTTCAGGCCCTCACGTCATCCACTTCCGATGCTCCGCAAATCTCTCCGCCAACAGATCGATGAACAGCCGGACCTTGGTCGGCAGGTGGCTGCGGTTGGGGTAGACGGCGTTGATGTTGAATTCCACCGGCCGGTAGTCAGGCATGATCTTCACCAGCCGCCCTTCGGCGATGTCGTCGAACACCACGAAGCTCGGCGCCAGGAAGATGCCCTGCCCATTCAGCGTCAGGAAACGCAGCATTTCGGCGCTGTTGGAGACGACGTTGCCGCCGATCTTGACACTCTCCTGCTTACCCTCGCCATCCTCGAAGCGCCATTCGTCGCCATAGGGGTAATAGGCATATTGCAGGCAATTGTGATCGGCGACCTCGGCCGGGCTTTTCGGCATCGGGTGGCTCTCGAAATAGGCCGGCGAGCAGACCAGCATATGGCGCCAAGGCGTCAGCTTGCGGGCGACCAGCGACGAATCCGGCGGCGGCACGGTGCGCATCACCAGGTCGTAGCCGTCTTCGATCATGTCGACCATCCGCTCGCCGACGCTGAAATCGAGCGCGATCGACGGGTAAAGCTCCATATATTCGCTGACGACAGGCAGCAGGAACCGCACGATGGCGCTGCTGGTATAGACCTTCAGCGTGCCGCGCGGCGTCGTGTTCAGCGCCCCAGCCGTCCGATCCGCCTCGTCGAGTTCGGCGAGGATCTGCGACGAGCGCTCATAGTAATATTTGCCGGTTTCCGTCAGGCTGACCTTGCGTGTCGTGCGGTTGAGCAGCCTGACGCCGAGCCGGTCCTCCAGCGATTGCACGTGATTGCCGACCATGGTCACGGACATGTTGAGCCGGCGCGCGGCAGCGGAAAACCCGCCGCATTCCACCACGCGGCCAAAGACGGCGAGGCTTGTCAGTCGATCCATATTGTCTCCGGATTATCCGCTGAGAGTTGATGATCCTTCCCGATATAAGCAGATTATCAGAATGATTGGCAGGGTGCATTTTCCTTCGCATCGAACAGGGCCCCGCAGAGACGGGGCGACAGACGAAGGAGAAGGACGATGGTCGAGTTACCCCGCAAGGATGTTTTCGAAACTGCCGGACAGGCCGAGTTGATCTTGGCTGACGAAACCGCCCGGGCGCCCGTCGCCGAGGCGGCTCCCATGCCGGTCGCCGAAGCGCCGGTTTCCGACGCTCCCAAAAAGGCCGGCCGCGCGATATTCAAGCGCGCCGTCGTTGCCGCCGCGCTGCTTGCCGGCGTCGCCTTATCAGGCGATTTCGGCTACCGCTACTGGACGGTCGGCCGCTTCATCGAATCCACAGACGATGCCTATGTGAAGGCCGATTACACCACCGTCGCCCCGAAGGTCGCCGGCTATATCAGGCAGGTTCTGGTCAACGACAACGACGCGGTCAAGGCAGGCCAGGTTCTTGCCAGCATCGACGATCGTGATTTCCAGGCCGCACTTTCCCAGGCGAGAGCCAATCTGAAGGCGGCCGAAGCCGCCATCACCAATATCGATGCCCAGATCGCCCTGCAGCAGTCGGTCATCGGGCAGGCGAGCGCGACGATCGATGCTTCGCAGGCCTCGCTGGATTTTGCCGTCTCCGACGCCGCCCGCTCGGCCCGCCTCATCAGCAATGGCGCCGGCACCCAGTCGCGCGCCGAACAGACCCAGTCGGCCCGCGACCAGGCAGCTGCCGCCGTCGAGCGCGACCGGGCGGCGCTCGTTGCGGCGGAGAACAAGGTGCCGGTGCTCCAGAGCCAGCGCGAACAGACGGTCGCCGAGCGCGACCGGGCAGCTGCGGCGGCCCAGCAGGCCGAACTCAATCTGTCCTATACTGATATCGTCGCCGCCGTCGACGGCACGGTCGGCGCCCGGTCGATCCGTGTCGGCCAGTATGTCACCTCGGGCACGCAGCTGATGGCGGTGGTGCCGCTGCATGCCGTCTATGTCGTCGCCAATTTCAAGGAAACGCAGCTGACCTATGTCCGTCCCGGCCAGTCGGTCGAGATCAAGGTCGACAGCTTTCCCGATATATCGATCAAAGGTCATGTCGACAGCGTTTCGCCGGCAAGCGGCCTGGAATTCTCGCTGCTGCCACCGGACAATGCCACCGGCAACTTCACCAAGATCGTCCAGCGCATCCCGGTCAAGATCGTCATCGACGACCAGGCGCTGAGCGGCCTGTTGCGCTCCGGCATGTCGGTCGAGCCCGAAATCGATACCAAGGCTGCCCAGAGCGGGGCTGTTCAGGCGTCCAAGGCAGCCGAGGGGGGATTATCCAGCCACGCTGGATGATCCTTCTCCAAATTCCCGAATTATCACCCGAACCTCGTCATGAGACAGTTTTCCGCAAGAGCCGGAAGGAGATACGTCATGGCCACTCTTCAGATCGCCGCCAACAGCAATTCGCGCAAGCCCGCCGCTGCAGCGCCCGTGCCCGCAGCCCTGAGCCCGCTTCGCATGTGGACGGCCGTTGTCGGCTCGACGCTCGGCGCCTTCATGGCGGTGCTCAACATCCAGATCGTCAATGCCTCGCTTGCCGATATTCAGGGCGCCATCGGCGCCGGCAGCGATGACGGCGGCTGGATCTCGACCTCCTATCTGATTGCCGAGATCGTCGTCATCCCCTTGAGCGCCTGGCTGGCGCGGGTCTTTTCCCTGCGCAACTATCTGCTTGTCAACGCCATCCTCTTCCTGATCTTCTCCATCGCCTGCGCCTTTGCGGCCAACCTGCAGCAGATGATCATCCTGCGCGCCATTCAGGGCTTTTCCGGCGGCGTGCTGATCCCGATGGCCTTCACCATCATCATCACGCTGCTGCCCAAGGCCAAGCAGCCGATCGGCCTTGCCCTCTTTGCCCTGTCGGCCACCTTCGCGCCGGCGATCGGCCCGACGATCGGCGGTTACCTCACCGAGAACTGGGGCTGGGAATATATCTTCTACGTCAACCTGGTGCCGGGCGCGCTGATGGTCGCCATGCTGTGGGCCTCGCTCGACCGGGCGCCGATGAACCTGAAGCTGCTTGCCAAGGGTGACTGGCCCGGCATCGCCACCATGGCGATCGGGCTCGCAGCCCTGCAGACCGTGCTGGAAGAAGGCAACAAGGAAGACTGGTTCGGCTCCGATTTCATCCTCCGCCTGTCGGTTATCGCCGCCGTGTCGCTGACCCTGTTCATCGTCATCGAGCTAAGGGCGGCCCATCCGCTCCTCAACCTGCGCCTGCTGCTGCGCCGCAACTTCGGCTTCGGCATCGTCGCCAACTTCCTGCTCGGCATCGCGCTCTATGGTTCGGTCTTCGTGCTGCCGATCTATCTGACCCGCATCCAGGGCTATAATTCCGAGCAGATCGGCATGGTGCTCGCCTGGACAGGCATCCCGCAGCTGCTGCTGATCCCGCTGGTGCCGCAGCTGATGAAACGGTTCGACGTTCGGCTGCTGATCATCGTCGGCTTTGCCCTCTTTGCCGCCTCGAACTTCATGAACGTGCATATGACCGGCGACTATGCGAGCGACCAGCTGTTCTGGCCGAATATCGTCCGCGCCATCGGCCAGGCGCTGGTCTTCACCCCGCTCTCGGCGATCGCCACATCAGGCATCGAACAGGAGAATGCCGGTTCGGCTTCGGCGCTCTTCAACATGATGCGCAATCTCGGCGGCGCCGTCGGCATCGCCTCGCTGCAGACCTTCCTGTCGAAGCGCGAACAGTTCCACTCGAACATTCTGACCAACTCGGTCTCGG
This Rhizobium sp. NZLR1 DNA region includes the following protein-coding sequences:
- a CDS encoding LysR family transcriptional regulator, which encodes MDRLTSLAVFGRVVECGGFSAAARRLNMSVTMVGNHVQSLEDRLGVRLLNRTTRKVSLTETGKYYYERSSQILAELDEADRTAGALNTTPRGTLKVYTSSAIVRFLLPVVSEYMELYPSIALDFSVGERMVDMIEDGYDLVMRTVPPPDSSLVARKLTPWRHMLVCSPAYFESHPMPKSPAEVADHNCLQYAYYPYGDEWRFEDGEGKQESVKIGGNVVSNSAEMLRFLTLNGQGIFLAPSFVVFDDIAEGRLVKIMPDYRPVEFNINAVYPNRSHLPTKVRLFIDLLAERFAEHRKWMT
- a CDS encoding HlyD family secretion protein codes for the protein MVELPRKDVFETAGQAELILADETARAPVAEAAPMPVAEAPVSDAPKKAGRAIFKRAVVAAALLAGVALSGDFGYRYWTVGRFIESTDDAYVKADYTTVAPKVAGYIRQVLVNDNDAVKAGQVLASIDDRDFQAALSQARANLKAAEAAITNIDAQIALQQSVIGQASATIDASQASLDFAVSDAARSARLISNGAGTQSRAEQTQSARDQAAAAVERDRAALVAAENKVPVLQSQREQTVAERDRAAAAAQQAELNLSYTDIVAAVDGTVGARSIRVGQYVTSGTQLMAVVPLHAVYVVANFKETQLTYVRPGQSVEIKVDSFPDISIKGHVDSVSPASGLEFSLLPPDNATGNFTKIVQRIPVKIVIDDQALSGLLRSGMSVEPEIDTKAAQSGAVQASKAAEGGLSSHAG
- a CDS encoding MDR family MFS transporter; the encoded protein is MATLQIAANSNSRKPAAAAPVPAALSPLRMWTAVVGSTLGAFMAVLNIQIVNASLADIQGAIGAGSDDGGWISTSYLIAEIVVIPLSAWLARVFSLRNYLLVNAILFLIFSIACAFAANLQQMIILRAIQGFSGGVLIPMAFTIIITLLPKAKQPIGLALFALSATFAPAIGPTIGGYLTENWGWEYIFYVNLVPGALMVAMLWASLDRAPMNLKLLAKGDWPGIATMAIGLAALQTVLEEGNKEDWFGSDFILRLSVIAAVSLTLFIVIELRAAHPLLNLRLLLRRNFGFGIVANFLLGIALYGSVFVLPIYLTRIQGYNSEQIGMVLAWTGIPQLLLIPLVPQLMKRFDVRLLIIVGFALFAASNFMNVHMTGDYASDQLFWPNIVRAIGQALVFTPLSAIATSGIEQENAGSASALFNMMRNLGGAVGIASLQTFLSKREQFHSNILTNSVSVFEEATRDRIARLTGYFMSHGVSDQALAGHKAVVAIALKIRKQANIMAFSDTFFLLGVALVVALVASLLLRKPGQLSGGGAH